Proteins from a single region of Chryseomicrobium sp. FSL W7-1435:
- the pyrF gene encoding orotidine-5'-phosphate decarboxylase, whose amino-acid sequence MTRPIIALDFATPQEVQGFLRNFSQQLYVKVGMEYYLQNGPDVIRSLKEQGHSIFLDLKLHDIPTTVHKAMKGLAGLGVDMVNVHAAGGIEMMRAAKEGLIEGSSSEVPKLIAVTQLTSTTELQMQQDQLIQSSLLESVLHYASCAHKASLDGVVCSVHESTMLREKLGSEFYKVTPGIRLAGGEQHDQKRVATPADAKTLGSTHIVVGRAITASSDPVAAYHQIKQEWSRSV is encoded by the coding sequence ATGACACGGCCAATCATTGCCTTAGACTTTGCTACCCCGCAGGAAGTGCAAGGTTTTCTCAGGAATTTTTCACAACAACTGTATGTGAAAGTGGGCATGGAATACTATCTCCAAAATGGACCAGACGTTATTCGGTCATTAAAAGAACAAGGTCATTCCATTTTTCTTGATTTAAAGTTACACGACATTCCAACAACGGTTCATAAAGCTATGAAAGGACTTGCAGGTCTGGGAGTAGATATGGTAAATGTGCATGCGGCAGGTGGGATAGAGATGATGCGTGCGGCTAAGGAGGGTCTTATTGAAGGAAGTAGCAGTGAGGTCCCAAAGTTGATTGCTGTTACACAACTGACCTCGACAACTGAGCTTCAGATGCAACAGGATCAATTGATTCAAAGTTCTCTTCTCGAGTCTGTCTTACATTATGCAAGTTGTGCGCACAAAGCGTCTTTAGATGGGGTAGTGTGTTCTGTCCACGAGTCTACTATGTTACGCGAAAAGCTAGGATCAGAGTTTTATAAAGTAACTCCTGGCATTCGCTTAGCAGGGGGCGAACAGCACGACCAAAAAAGAGTTGCGACGCCAGCAGATGCCAAAACACTTGGTTCAACTCACATCGTAGTTGGGCGGGCTATCACGGCATCGAGTGATCCCGTGGCTGCCTACCATCAAATCAAACAAGAATGGAGCCGATCTGTATGA
- a CDS encoding NFACT RNA binding domain-containing protein, with protein sequence MAFDGLFTAAVTHELQQLHSGRITRIHQPNSQELMLHIRAGGKNHKLLFSIHPSYARVHLTYESIDNPPSPPLFCMIMRKHIEGGFIEKIEQVEADRIIQFTIRSKDEIGDDTSRLLIMEIMGRHSNLTLVNQENSKIVETMKHLPPSMNSYRTMMPGQDYIYPPNQEKENPFTLTTDASLPTTAEEWMATYQGVAKLHAAELASLSPEAAFDFLMSFSRGGDQPGSSERDGKTLFSASPLTHISDDWVAAASLGHLLDRVYYQKAERDRVKQQAGDLERWLINERKKLTTKKKKLQADLTRAENLQEYQKKGELLMGNLHAVSKGMKEIEVIDYYDEDQGMLLVALDPKKTPSQNAQSYFHRYTKAKTALLEVKTQMDKTDAELIYLDEIMRQLEQASPSDIEEIREELMDQGYLKKRSKAKARKEVKPKPEAYISTDGTPISVGKNNKQNDYLTFKLAKRMETWLHTKDIPGSHVVIHTDSPSEQTLHEAAVLAAYFSKARESSAVPVDYTEIRQVKKPNGAKPGFVIYFEQKTLFVTPDQEIVRSLQK encoded by the coding sequence ATGGCATTTGATGGATTATTTACAGCAGCAGTCACTCACGAACTGCAACAACTTCATAGCGGGAGAATAACTCGCATTCACCAACCGAATTCTCAAGAATTAATGCTCCATATTCGCGCTGGTGGAAAAAACCATAAATTATTGTTTTCAATTCACCCGTCTTATGCACGTGTGCACCTCACTTATGAATCAATCGATAACCCACCATCCCCTCCCTTATTTTGCATGATTATGCGCAAACATATTGAAGGAGGCTTTATCGAAAAGATAGAGCAAGTGGAAGCTGATCGAATCATCCAGTTCACGATTCGCAGTAAAGATGAAATTGGTGATGATACAAGTCGCCTTTTAATCATGGAGATCATGGGTCGACACAGTAACTTGACTCTTGTTAATCAAGAAAATTCAAAAATAGTAGAAACTATGAAACATTTGCCGCCATCTATGAACTCGTACCGTACGATGATGCCAGGGCAAGACTATATCTATCCACCTAATCAAGAAAAAGAAAATCCTTTTACTTTAACAACAGACGCGTCACTTCCCACCACTGCAGAGGAGTGGATGGCCACTTATCAAGGAGTAGCAAAACTACATGCAGCTGAATTAGCTTCACTAAGCCCTGAAGCTGCTTTTGATTTTCTCATGAGCTTTAGTCGTGGTGGCGACCAACCAGGAAGTAGTGAAAGAGATGGAAAAACGCTCTTTTCAGCGTCACCACTCACCCATATTTCTGATGATTGGGTTGCCGCAGCTTCTCTTGGACATTTATTGGACCGTGTCTATTACCAAAAAGCTGAACGCGATCGCGTGAAACAACAAGCAGGTGATCTTGAACGCTGGCTTATTAATGAACGCAAAAAACTAACTACTAAAAAGAAAAAATTACAAGCTGACTTGACTCGCGCCGAGAACTTACAAGAATATCAGAAAAAAGGCGAGTTATTGATGGGGAATCTTCATGCGGTCTCTAAAGGAATGAAGGAAATTGAAGTCATTGATTATTACGATGAGGATCAAGGAATGCTTTTAGTGGCATTAGACCCTAAAAAAACGCCTTCTCAGAATGCTCAATCTTACTTCCACCGCTACACGAAAGCGAAAACGGCTCTTCTTGAAGTGAAGACCCAAATGGACAAGACGGATGCTGAACTCATTTATCTTGATGAGATCATGCGACAACTAGAACAAGCCTCCCCTTCAGATATTGAAGAAATTCGTGAAGAATTGATGGATCAAGGATATTTAAAGAAGCGCTCAAAAGCAAAAGCTCGTAAAGAAGTAAAACCAAAACCTGAGGCTTATATTTCTACTGATGGCACGCCAATCTCAGTAGGAAAAAACAACAAGCAAAATGATTATTTAACATTCAAACTAGCTAAACGCATGGAAACTTGGCTTCATACAAAAGATATCCCTGGCTCTCATGTAGTCATTCATACAGATTCACCTTCTGAACAAACGTTGCACGAAGCGGCGGTTCTCGCAGCCTACTTCAGTAAAGCTCGCGAATCATCAGCTGTGCCGGTCGATTACACAGAAATTCGGCAAGTAAAAAAACCAAATGGTGCAAAGCCCGGGTTTGTGATCTATTTTGAACAAAAGACGTTGTTTGTGACACCGGACCAAGAGATAGTAAGGTCTTTGCAGAAATAA
- the pyrE gene encoding orotate phosphoribosyltransferase, translating to MTTKAAHALLEAQAVQLSTDPLFTWASGIQSPIYCDNRLLMGYPKLRAEVAEELTSLIQTHFSECQVVAGTATAGIPHAAWVSTNLQLPMVYVRSKAKEHGRGNQIEGKLDSGQKVVVVEDLISTGGSSITAVEALKEAGADVLGVISIFSYELPKAQAAFHSLGVPYYSLTNLNELLTEESTLSTEDREFIQSWHAELKRNSLK from the coding sequence ATGACAACGAAAGCGGCACATGCCTTATTAGAAGCACAAGCAGTTCAACTTTCTACAGACCCGCTTTTCACTTGGGCATCTGGTATTCAATCACCAATTTATTGCGATAATCGTTTGTTAATGGGCTATCCAAAACTTCGCGCAGAAGTAGCAGAAGAATTAACGAGTTTGATTCAAACCCATTTTTCGGAGTGTCAGGTTGTAGCAGGAACAGCTACTGCTGGAATTCCTCACGCGGCATGGGTCAGTACAAATCTGCAATTGCCGATGGTCTATGTGCGCTCGAAGGCAAAAGAGCATGGACGGGGCAATCAAATCGAAGGTAAACTGGACAGTGGACAGAAAGTGGTCGTTGTCGAAGATTTGATTTCGACAGGAGGAAGCAGTATTACTGCAGTGGAAGCATTGAAAGAAGCAGGGGCGGATGTACTTGGCGTCATCAGCATTTTTTCATATGAACTCCCGAAAGCGCAAGCGGCATTCCACTCACTTGGCGTCCCTTATTATTCATTGACGAATCTAAATGAATTGCTTACAGAGGAATCAACTCTGTCGACGGAAGACCGAGAATTCATTCAATCTTGGCATGCCGAATTGAAGCGCAATAGCTTGAAATAA
- the fmt gene encoding methionyl-tRNA formyltransferase, with protein sequence MTSIVFMGTPAFSSPILRMLVEEGYDVVAVVTQPDRPVGRKKVLTPPPVKVEALEHGIEVLQPEKLKGSAEWLRLQELQPDLIVTAAFGQLLPEEVLALPRFGAINVHASLLPKYRGGAPIHQAIIDGEDTTGVTIMYMVKKLDAGDIISQIELPIEDTDTTGSLFDKLSSSGTQLLKETLPSILAGTNSRTAQQESEVTFARNISREQEKLDWSKSARDLFNQIRGLNPWPGAYTTFNGTTVKIWSSQLVEGKETALPGEIIETNERFVVQAGDGKALELVELQPSGKKKLTVDEFLRGVGQQYTLGERFE encoded by the coding sequence ATGACATCCATCGTTTTTATGGGTACCCCCGCATTCTCTAGTCCTATACTACGTATGCTAGTGGAGGAAGGATATGATGTGGTTGCAGTAGTCACTCAACCCGATCGGCCAGTAGGGCGAAAAAAAGTGCTGACACCTCCTCCTGTTAAAGTGGAGGCTTTGGAACATGGAATAGAAGTTCTTCAACCAGAGAAACTGAAAGGCAGTGCAGAGTGGTTGCGTCTACAAGAGTTGCAGCCTGATTTGATTGTCACTGCTGCATTTGGCCAGTTGCTACCAGAAGAAGTGCTAGCTCTTCCTCGATTCGGGGCTATCAATGTTCATGCCTCTTTATTGCCTAAGTACCGTGGGGGTGCTCCTATCCACCAAGCTATTATAGATGGTGAAGACACTACAGGAGTGACCATCATGTATATGGTCAAAAAATTAGATGCAGGAGATATCATCTCCCAGATTGAACTACCTATTGAAGATACAGATACTACCGGGTCTTTATTTGATAAACTAAGTAGTAGTGGCACTCAGCTATTAAAAGAGACACTTCCCTCTATACTAGCTGGTACTAATTCACGAACAGCGCAACAAGAGTCTGAAGTGACATTTGCTCGCAATATTAGCCGTGAACAAGAAAAGTTAGATTGGTCGAAATCAGCTCGCGATTTGTTTAATCAAATTCGTGGTTTGAATCCTTGGCCGGGTGCTTACACAACGTTTAATGGCACAACCGTTAAAATTTGGTCAAGCCAATTAGTAGAAGGTAAAGAAACTGCTTTACCAGGAGAAATTATCGAAACGAATGAACGATTTGTTGTGCAAGCAGGAGACGGAAAAGCACTCGAACTTGTAGAACTACAACCATCAGGAAAGAAAAAGTTAACTGTTGATGAATTCCTACGTGGAGTGGGTCAACAGTATACATTAGGAGAGCGATTCGAATGA
- the gmk gene encoding guanylate kinase: MYKERGILIVLSGPSGVGKGTVRKELFSTPETNYEYSISMTTRAAREGEVDGVDYFFKSKEQFETLIEQGRLLEYASYVGNYYGTPLDYVNATLDAGRDVFLEIEVQGARLVREKAPDALFIFLAPPSLSELESRLVGRGTETDDVIRARIAAAREELAMMDLYDYVVENDQVDRACDKINAIVTAEHCKRERVEQRYKAMLKGEL; encoded by the coding sequence ATGTACAAAGAACGCGGCATCTTAATTGTCCTTTCCGGTCCCTCTGGAGTTGGTAAAGGAACGGTGAGAAAAGAACTCTTTTCCACCCCAGAAACAAATTATGAATATTCGATTTCAATGACAACACGGGCTGCCCGAGAAGGCGAAGTTGACGGTGTTGATTATTTTTTTAAATCGAAAGAGCAATTTGAAACATTGATTGAGCAAGGGCGTTTGCTTGAGTATGCTTCTTATGTAGGAAACTACTACGGAACACCACTTGATTATGTAAATGCCACACTAGATGCTGGACGTGACGTGTTTTTAGAAATTGAAGTGCAAGGTGCGCGATTAGTTCGTGAAAAAGCGCCCGATGCTTTGTTTATCTTCTTAGCACCTCCAAGCTTGTCTGAACTTGAAAGTCGACTTGTGGGACGCGGAACCGAAACGGATGACGTCATTCGAGCGCGCATTGCGGCTGCTCGTGAAGAACTTGCTATGATGGATTTGTATGATTACGTTGTTGAAAACGACCAAGTTGATCGTGCTTGTGATAAAATTAATGCTATTGTGACAGCTGAGCATTGTAAGCGTGAACGTGTTGAACAACGCTACAAAGCCATGTTGAAAGGAGAACTATAA
- the coaBC gene encoding bifunctional phosphopantothenoylcysteine decarboxylase/phosphopantothenate--cysteine ligase CoaBC, producing the protein MNGSTKILLCVTGGIAVYKAVALVSKLTQAGAEVRVIMSHSAMQFVQPLSFQAMSRHDVYYDTFDEKDSRVIAHIDLADWADLVVVAPATANVIGKYANGIADDMITTTLLATTKEVWMAPAMNVHMYDHPAVKANIQTLYERGVRFIEPSEGYLACGYVGKGRLEEPEKITELIMNRHARKQPLTGKLVVVTAGPTRERIDPVRYVSNFSTGKMGFAMAQAAANLGADVTLIAGPVGLSTPAGVKRVDVESAAEMLQAVESYFEQSDLVIKTAAVADYKPKNQATQKIKKQQGESSIEMDRTSDILATIGKKKAHQVIVGFAAETNDVETYAEAKRQKKNADYIIANDVTQPDAGFGTETNKVIVFSAQGKTDFPLMPKTQLADELLKFISLQQGWNS; encoded by the coding sequence ATGAATGGTTCAACTAAAATCTTACTCTGTGTAACAGGTGGAATAGCTGTTTACAAAGCAGTAGCGTTAGTAAGCAAGCTTACACAAGCTGGCGCTGAAGTGCGTGTCATCATGTCTCATTCAGCGATGCAATTTGTGCAGCCGCTGTCCTTTCAAGCTATGTCACGTCATGATGTCTATTATGATACGTTTGACGAGAAAGACTCTCGTGTCATTGCCCATATCGATTTGGCAGACTGGGCCGACCTTGTAGTTGTTGCGCCAGCTACAGCCAATGTAATTGGGAAATACGCTAATGGGATAGCAGATGATATGATCACAACAACACTTCTTGCTACTACTAAAGAAGTGTGGATGGCACCAGCTATGAATGTGCACATGTATGATCACCCGGCAGTAAAAGCTAATATTCAGACGCTTTATGAAAGAGGTGTGCGGTTCATTGAGCCATCTGAAGGGTATTTGGCGTGCGGGTACGTTGGCAAAGGGCGTTTGGAAGAACCTGAAAAGATAACAGAACTCATAATGAATCGCCATGCGCGTAAACAGCCGCTGACGGGCAAGTTAGTCGTTGTCACAGCAGGTCCTACTAGAGAAAGAATTGACCCTGTGCGCTATGTTTCCAATTTCTCAACAGGTAAGATGGGATTTGCAATGGCACAAGCAGCTGCTAACTTAGGAGCGGATGTAACCCTAATTGCTGGACCAGTTGGCTTGTCGACACCTGCTGGGGTAAAAAGAGTAGACGTTGAAAGTGCGGCTGAAATGTTACAAGCGGTCGAATCCTACTTTGAGCAATCAGACTTAGTGATCAAAACCGCTGCTGTAGCAGATTACAAACCTAAAAATCAAGCAACTCAAAAGATAAAAAAACAGCAAGGCGAAAGTAGTATTGAAATGGACCGTACATCAGACATTTTAGCAACGATAGGTAAGAAAAAAGCACATCAAGTCATAGTGGGATTTGCTGCTGAAACAAATGATGTGGAAACATATGCCGAAGCCAAACGTCAAAAAAAGAATGCTGATTACATTATTGCCAATGATGTCACACAACCAGATGCAGGATTTGGCACGGAAACAAATAAAGTGATCGTGTTCTCTGCGCAAGGAAAAACAGATTTCCCGCTTATGCCGAAAACGCAATTAGCGGATGAACTATTAAAATTTATTAGTCTTCAGCAGGGGTGGAATTCGTGA
- the rsmB gene encoding 16S rRNA (cytosine(967)-C(5))-methyltransferase RsmB: MKRKQQGNPRDAALYVLMEVDKNQAYSNLLLTKHMTQHKITGVDRGLMTELTYGTLQNKMTLDFYLEPFTKGKLDNWVRWVLRMAIYQLVYLDRIPNHAVVNEAVQLAKHHGHKGVSGLVNGVLRAFLRQGAPSFETIKDPLQRLSIETSHPEWMLSRWIETYGFEKAEQIARQNNVAPPQTIRVNTTKLTVSEAIEALEKEGFTVRKGILPESLHVANKTAATSALFEAGQITIQDESSMMPAHALNLSLDMTVLDMCAAPGGKTTHIAQLLKDTGEITALDIHEHKMKFIHQNAERLGFTRITTVAADAREASEVFDGKQFDRILVDAPCSGYGVIRRKPDMKYTKQQGDVERLVTIQQAILDEAYKLLAPGGIVVYSTCTIEATENQEVVDAFLAKYSDMQAIELPAVFNELPTVNVSTGLQVLPYNDGDGFYIAALQKG; this comes from the coding sequence ATGAAAAGAAAACAACAAGGTAACCCGCGCGATGCCGCTCTTTACGTCTTAATGGAAGTAGACAAAAATCAAGCATATAGCAATTTACTTCTTACAAAACACATGACTCAACATAAAATAACAGGTGTTGATCGTGGACTCATGACAGAGCTGACTTACGGGACCCTTCAAAATAAAATGACACTGGATTTTTATCTTGAGCCATTTACAAAAGGGAAATTAGACAACTGGGTTCGTTGGGTTTTACGAATGGCAATCTATCAACTCGTTTACTTAGATCGTATACCAAATCATGCCGTGGTCAATGAAGCAGTGCAACTTGCAAAGCATCATGGACATAAGGGTGTTTCAGGTTTAGTAAACGGCGTTCTACGTGCATTTTTGCGTCAAGGCGCTCCGTCATTTGAAACAATCAAAGATCCACTTCAACGTCTTTCAATTGAGACGAGTCATCCTGAGTGGATGCTTTCTAGATGGATTGAGACGTATGGTTTTGAAAAAGCTGAACAAATTGCTCGTCAAAACAATGTTGCCCCACCTCAAACCATTCGAGTGAATACAACTAAACTAACAGTTTCTGAAGCAATTGAAGCTTTAGAAAAAGAAGGATTTACAGTACGAAAAGGAATTTTACCAGAAAGTCTTCATGTAGCTAACAAGACTGCCGCTACATCAGCACTATTTGAAGCAGGTCAAATCACCATTCAAGATGAAAGCTCTATGATGCCTGCCCACGCTCTAAATCTTTCACTCGACATGACAGTGCTCGATATGTGTGCTGCTCCTGGAGGAAAGACGACTCATATTGCGCAATTATTGAAAGATACTGGGGAAATTACGGCACTAGATATTCATGAACATAAAATGAAGTTTATTCACCAGAATGCGGAGCGATTAGGCTTTACTCGAATCACAACGGTTGCAGCAGATGCCAGAGAGGCAAGTGAAGTGTTTGATGGCAAGCAATTTGACCGAATCTTGGTCGATGCTCCTTGTAGTGGATATGGTGTCATTCGCCGCAAACCGGATATGAAGTATACAAAACAACAAGGTGACGTGGAGCGATTAGTGACTATTCAACAAGCCATTTTAGACGAGGCTTACAAATTACTTGCACCAGGTGGAATTGTGGTTTATAGCACATGTACGATTGAAGCGACTGAAAATCAAGAGGTTGTCGATGCATTCCTGGCTAAGTATTCAGA
- the def gene encoding peptide deformylase yields MTILKIVEHPNEILTTPAQKVTVFDKKLGILLDDMYETMMAADGIGLAAPQVGVSKRIAIVDLGEGQEIIEMINPEIVAIGGKEVEVEGCLSFPDIYGEVERPYYVKIEAEDRDGNLYELEAEDYEARAIQHEIDHLNGILFTSKILRYVTPDEFTEEGEEQ; encoded by the coding sequence ATGACGATTTTAAAAATTGTAGAACACCCTAATGAGATTTTAACGACTCCAGCTCAAAAAGTTACAGTGTTCGATAAGAAGCTAGGAATTCTATTAGATGATATGTATGAGACGATGATGGCGGCTGATGGGATTGGTTTAGCAGCCCCTCAAGTTGGTGTATCCAAACGAATTGCTATCGTAGATTTAGGTGAAGGGCAAGAAATTATTGAAATGATTAATCCTGAAATCGTTGCAATCGGTGGTAAAGAAGTGGAAGTGGAAGGCTGCTTAAGTTTCCCTGATATTTACGGAGAAGTGGAACGTCCTTATTACGTGAAAATTGAAGCAGAAGACCGCGATGGCAATCTGTATGAACTAGAAGCAGAAGATTACGAGGCCCGTGCCATTCAACATGAAATCGATCATTTGAACGGAATTTTATTCACTTCAAAAATCTTACGTTATGTAACTCCGGATGAGTTCACGGAGGAAGGTGAAGAACAATGA
- the priA gene encoding primosomal protein N' — MIAQVIVDVSTAAIDRPFDYSVPPQLEPFVKPGIRVHVPFGPRKVQGFVIGIADSSTVDLHKLKSVASVVDVDPVLTTEMLELANWLRDDTLSFYNDALQVMIPAALRANYSKICKFVRVDLLSEAMKQLLSRDGEVDFTNIEKNQLTHELKQQLDDGNASIETRIRQKTKPKLQTVYQVLSTSIELTKGAKKQQAVLTWIQQHDIKSFTMEDIQQHLQVTSSVVEALVEKEILQKTKQEIYREIALLADISKDKVVELTDSQLQVLEQVKEAQHQDVSTTFLLHGITGSGKTEIYLHAIEEALALGKEAIMLVPEIALTPQMVTRFKMRFGDQVAVMHSGLSAGEKYDEWRKIHRREVRVVVGARSAIFAPFENLGLVILDEEHESSYKQEDSPRYHAREVAKWRAQYAKCPVILGSATPSIESYARAKKGVYTLLELPNRANAKELPPVELIDMREQLKGGNRSMFSIELIEAIRDRLNKNEQIVLFLNKRGFSSFVLCRDCGSTVQCPNCDISLTYHRMGEALRCHYCGYEEMVPAQCPHCESEHIRYFGTGTQKVEEELTKLFPEARTLRMDVDTTRTKGAHERILHHFGKREADILLGTQMIAKGLDFPEVTLVGVLNADTSLHLADFRAAEKTFQLITQVSGRAGRHQKKGHVIVQTYDPQHYALVCAQTHDYKAFYSQEMQMRKAYQYPPFYYLTHIQISHPDVIQTADYAAKTADWLRERLTTSTAVIGPTASAISRIQDRYRYQCMLKYKQDPNLIPSLHQLLKMARTDWEKQGVRISIDLHPSTIV, encoded by the coding sequence GTGATTGCACAAGTTATCGTAGATGTCTCGACAGCTGCGATTGATCGACCCTTTGATTATTCAGTCCCTCCTCAACTCGAACCTTTTGTAAAACCAGGAATACGTGTCCATGTTCCGTTTGGTCCTCGTAAAGTGCAAGGATTTGTTATTGGCATTGCAGATTCATCAACTGTTGATCTACATAAGTTAAAAAGTGTTGCTTCAGTTGTAGACGTAGACCCTGTATTAACCACTGAAATGCTCGAGCTAGCTAACTGGTTACGAGATGATACATTGAGTTTTTACAATGATGCCCTGCAAGTCATGATTCCAGCAGCTCTGCGCGCAAACTATTCAAAAATATGTAAGTTTGTTCGTGTGGATTTGCTCTCTGAAGCGATGAAACAACTGTTGTCTCGAGACGGGGAAGTAGATTTTACTAATATCGAGAAGAACCAATTGACTCATGAACTCAAACAACAACTTGACGATGGGAATGCTTCAATCGAAACTCGTATTCGTCAAAAAACAAAACCGAAACTACAGACCGTTTACCAAGTTTTATCAACTTCTATAGAACTTACAAAAGGTGCAAAAAAACAGCAAGCTGTTTTAACGTGGATTCAACAACATGACATTAAATCATTTACGATGGAAGATATTCAACAACATCTTCAAGTAACTAGTTCGGTTGTAGAGGCACTAGTTGAAAAAGAAATCCTTCAAAAAACAAAACAAGAAATTTACCGAGAAATTGCACTGCTAGCCGATATTTCTAAAGATAAAGTGGTGGAACTGACGGATTCACAGCTCCAGGTGCTCGAGCAAGTTAAAGAAGCACAGCATCAAGATGTGAGTACTACATTCTTATTGCATGGCATCACAGGGAGCGGCAAAACTGAGATTTATTTGCATGCTATTGAAGAAGCGCTTGCACTTGGCAAAGAGGCAATTATGTTAGTTCCTGAAATTGCTTTGACTCCACAGATGGTCACACGCTTCAAAATGCGTTTCGGTGATCAAGTGGCTGTCATGCATAGCGGATTATCCGCTGGAGAAAAATACGATGAATGGCGGAAAATACACCGTCGTGAAGTGCGTGTTGTTGTAGGAGCGAGGTCTGCCATTTTTGCTCCTTTTGAAAATTTAGGCTTAGTGATTTTAGATGAAGAACATGAATCTTCGTATAAACAAGAAGATTCACCGCGTTATCATGCACGTGAAGTAGCTAAATGGCGGGCTCAGTATGCCAAGTGTCCAGTGATTTTAGGGAGTGCTACACCATCGATTGAATCCTATGCACGGGCTAAAAAAGGGGTTTACACGTTACTAGAATTACCAAACCGGGCCAATGCAAAAGAGTTACCTCCTGTAGAATTAATTGATATGCGCGAGCAATTGAAGGGCGGCAATCGCTCTATGTTTAGCATCGAATTAATTGAGGCTATTCGCGACCGGCTTAACAAAAATGAACAAATTGTTCTTTTTCTTAACAAACGAGGGTTTTCTTCATTTGTCCTTTGCAGAGACTGTGGGTCAACTGTGCAATGTCCAAACTGTGATATTTCATTAACGTATCACAGAATGGGTGAAGCGCTTCGCTGCCATTATTGTGGTTACGAAGAAATGGTTCCGGCTCAATGTCCTCACTGTGAAAGTGAACACATTCGATACTTCGGGACAGGAACGCAAAAAGTCGAAGAGGAACTCACAAAACTTTTTCCAGAAGCAAGAACGTTGCGTATGGATGTTGACACGACTCGAACGAAAGGCGCACATGAGCGAATACTGCACCATTTCGGGAAGAGGGAAGCCGATATATTGCTAGGAACACAAATGATTGCCAAAGGTCTTGATTTTCCTGAAGTGACATTAGTTGGCGTGTTAAATGCCGACACATCTCTTCATCTCGCAGATTTTCGAGCCGCTGAAAAGACGTTTCAATTGATTACACAAGTGAGTGGTCGAGCAGGACGTCATCAGAAAAAAGGGCACGTAATCGTCCAAACGTATGATCCACAACATTATGCACTCGTCTGTGCGCAGACCCATGATTATAAAGCGTTTTATAGTCAAGAAATGCAGATGCGCAAAGCGTATCAATATCCTCCTTTTTATTATTTGACTCACATTCAAATCAGTCATCCAGATGTTATTCAAACTGCAGACTATGCAGCAAAAACAGCGGATTGGCTTCGTGAGCGATTAACTACATCTACTGCCGTCATTGGGCCTACTGCATCTGCCATCAGTCGTATTCAAGATAGATACCGTTACCAATGTATGCTGAAATATAAGCAAGATCCTAATTTAATCCCATCACTTCATCAGCTCCTTAAAATGGCTCGAACAGATTGGGAAAAACAAGGCGTGCGCATTTCAATTGATTTGCATCCGTCTACAATTGTATAG
- the rpoZ gene encoding DNA-directed RNA polymerase subunit omega: MLYPSVDSLKKKVDSKYSLVTIASKRARQMQEEKNMRLVKYVSDKNVGKALEEIATGVLINEVADKNVVYEDEV, from the coding sequence ATGTTATATCCATCTGTGGATTCGTTAAAAAAGAAAGTTGATTCAAAATACTCGTTGGTAACTATCGCGTCCAAGCGTGCACGCCAAATGCAAGAAGAAAAGAATATGCGTCTAGTGAAGTATGTTTCCGATAAAAATGTCGGTAAAGCACTTGAGGAAATTGCAACAGGCGTTCTAATTAATGAAGTAGCCGACAAAAATGTAGTATACGAAGACGAAGTATAA